One region of Mucilaginibacter gotjawali genomic DNA includes:
- a CDS encoding cation:proton antiporter, with product MVSKLSSAEVLHFLIIFTIVLVFARLLGELCRKYKQPAIIGEILAGVILGPTILQHYFPELFKNIFLAVPRAYGAFDGLANIGIILLMFVAGFEVDLKQIRRDGKHALSISLTGIIFPFIVGFIAAWFFYQRIFSTGANNQFISAMFFGTALSITALSVITKILMDLDILRTKIGNLVLTSAMIDDFLGWILFSIIMQLMNSGKKEGSYMSVIVVLLFAVFMITVVRWLINKLLSVAHKNLKIGRVITLAICLCLVSAIITEYLGVRAVFGAFLMGVAIGDSEYFTERHKLILHQFTVNIIAPLFFASIGLRLNFVANFDLEVVVIILAIACIAKLIGAGIGSRISGLNRNESIAVAFGMNARGSQEIVLGLLALQAKIIDEKVFEGLVVMTVATVIVSGPVMKYYFLKEERISLPGEKTDDLAPSIVIEE from the coding sequence ATGGTATCAAAACTCAGTTCTGCCGAAGTACTTCATTTTCTTATAATTTTTACTATTGTTTTGGTTTTTGCACGTTTACTTGGTGAATTATGCAGAAAATACAAACAGCCGGCTATTATAGGCGAAATCCTTGCAGGCGTAATTTTGGGGCCTACCATCCTGCAGCATTATTTTCCGGAGCTGTTTAAAAATATTTTCCTGGCGGTACCCAGGGCTTACGGCGCTTTTGACGGGCTTGCTAACATCGGCATCATATTGCTCATGTTTGTTGCAGGCTTTGAAGTTGATCTGAAGCAGATTCGCAGGGATGGCAAACACGCCCTATCCATCAGCCTCACCGGAATTATTTTCCCTTTTATCGTGGGTTTTATTGCTGCGTGGTTTTTTTACCAGCGTATTTTCTCTACCGGCGCCAATAACCAGTTTATTTCGGCGATGTTTTTTGGCACCGCACTATCTATTACCGCGCTTTCAGTTATCACTAAAATATTAATGGACCTTGATATTTTAAGGACCAAAATTGGCAACCTGGTGCTTACCTCAGCGATGATCGATGATTTTTTGGGCTGGATCCTATTCTCTATCATTATGCAGTTGATGAATTCCGGCAAAAAAGAAGGCTCATACATGTCGGTTATAGTTGTTTTGCTATTTGCAGTATTTATGATCACCGTTGTGCGCTGGCTAATCAACAAACTGCTTTCCGTTGCCCATAAAAACCTAAAGATAGGGCGTGTGATTACACTTGCTATCTGCCTATGCCTGGTGAGCGCTATCATAACTGAATATTTGGGCGTACGTGCGGTTTTCGGAGCATTTTTAATGGGTGTAGCTATCGGCGATTCAGAGTATTTTACCGAGCGCCACAAACTTATTTTACATCAGTTCACAGTAAATATTATCGCGCCGCTTTTCTTTGCATCCATCGGGCTCAGGTTGAATTTTGTAGCCAACTTTGACCTTGAAGTAGTGGTGATCATCCTGGCCATAGCTTGCATTGCTAAATTGATTGGCGCCGGCATCGGCAGCCGGATAAGCGGATTAAACCGGAACGAGTCTATCGCCGTAGCGTTTGGTATGAATGCCCGCGGTTCGCAGGAGATTGTGTTGGGTTTATTGGCCCTGCAGGCAAAGATAATTGATGAAAAGGTTTTTGAAGGATTGGTTGTGATGACTGTAGCAACTGTTATCGTTTCGGGACCCGTGATGAAATATTACTTTTTAAAGGAAGAAAGAATTAGTTTACCCGGCGAAAAAACCGATGATTTAGCACCATCTATTGTAATAGAGGAATAG
- a CDS encoding WcaI family glycosyltransferase — protein sequence MNKPARRKSILLLSHNFSPEPTGIGKYNGEMMNWFCNNGYDTTIITTFPYYPFWKVQAPYTNWWYKKEIITYPETGATMTIHRCPIYIPNFPTGKKRMIQDMLLWPSKLWPVLNHILFKKKHDLLITIAPPFHLALMAFLYRRFRGGKVNYHIQDLQIEAARQLNIVVGAKLFRFLYKVEGYILRKSNYVSTISAGMVKKVKGKVDREVLFFPNWADTSFFYPLANRAEVKQKWDFKENDFICLYSGSIGEKQGLESIIQAAKNLRGIEQIKFVIAGTGPYKAELIRLAEEAGLTNVFFFPIQDKENFNAFLNMADIHLIIQKGNAGDLVMPSKLTTILAVGGTCIATAATGTSLYQVISDHNVGIVISSDDNDELASAIKNCLNKNLDEMRQNARAYALKYLNIDNVMNTFLNDVGMV from the coding sequence TTGAATAAGCCAGCGCGCCGGAAAAGCATTTTACTGCTCAGCCATAATTTTTCGCCCGAACCGACAGGTATCGGAAAATATAATGGCGAAATGATGAATTGGTTCTGTAATAACGGTTATGATACAACCATAATTACCACTTTTCCATATTATCCATTCTGGAAGGTGCAGGCTCCCTATACGAATTGGTGGTATAAAAAGGAAATTATAACCTACCCGGAAACTGGCGCAACTATGACAATTCACAGGTGCCCTATATACATACCCAACTTCCCTACCGGAAAAAAACGGATGATCCAGGATATGTTATTGTGGCCTTCAAAACTATGGCCGGTTTTGAACCATATACTGTTTAAAAAAAAGCATGACTTGCTGATTACCATCGCCCCTCCGTTTCATTTGGCGTTGATGGCTTTTTTATACCGGCGGTTTAGGGGAGGGAAAGTAAATTACCATATACAGGACCTGCAAATTGAGGCTGCCCGCCAGCTAAATATAGTAGTTGGCGCTAAGCTTTTCAGATTTTTATATAAGGTTGAAGGGTATATTTTGCGCAAATCCAATTATGTAAGCACTATATCCGCCGGAATGGTGAAAAAGGTGAAGGGGAAAGTTGACAGAGAGGTGTTGTTTTTTCCGAATTGGGCGGATACTTCTTTTTTTTACCCGTTAGCAAACAGGGCAGAAGTTAAGCAAAAATGGGATTTTAAGGAAAATGACTTTATTTGCCTTTACTCAGGCAGTATTGGCGAAAAACAGGGCCTTGAAAGTATAATACAGGCTGCCAAAAATTTGCGCGGTATCGAACAAATAAAGTTTGTTATCGCGGGTACCGGGCCCTATAAGGCAGAGCTGATAAGGCTGGCGGAAGAAGCAGGGCTTACCAATGTTTTTTTCTTCCCCATCCAGGATAAGGAAAATTTTAACGCCTTTTTGAATATGGCAGATATTCACCTTATCATTCAAAAAGGCAACGCAGGTGACCTGGTTATGCCTTCTAAATTAACAACCATACTTGCAGTTGGTGGTACTTGTATTGCTACTGCAGCAACCGGCACTTCATTGTACCAGGTTATCAGCGATCATAATGTTGGTATTGTCATTTCGTCCGATGATAATGATGAATTGGCATCAGCAATAAAAAATTGTTTAAATAAAAATCTGGATGAAATGCGGCAGAACGCCCGCGCCTATGCATTAAAATACCTGAACATTGATAATGTAATGAATACTTTTCTTAATGACGTAGGTATGGTATAA
- the gmd gene encoding GDP-mannose 4,6-dehydratase: MKKIALITGITGQDGAYLTELLLSKGYEVHGIKRRSSLLNTDRIDHLYQDPHDTNKNLFLHYGDLSDSTNLIRIIQQVQPDEIYNLGAMSHVKVSFDTPEYTANADGIGTLRILEAVRLLGLTKKTRIYQASTSELYGLVQAVPQSETTPFYPRSPYAVAKLYAYWITVNYREAYGIYACNGILFNHESPLRGETFVTRKITRATAKIAMGLQDKLYLGNLDAERDWGHARDYVEAMYLILQQEVAEDFVIATGITTKVREFVRLSFAEVGITIEFKGSGAEERGYIVSCASPDYQLEIGKEVIAVDPAYFRPTEVELLIGDPTKSNTKLGWKPKYDLAALVEEMVAADLELFRRERLLKDSGYYIKNQFE, from the coding sequence ATGAAAAAAATAGCTTTAATAACAGGGATAACCGGGCAGGACGGTGCGTATTTGACAGAGTTGTTATTGTCAAAGGGATATGAAGTTCATGGTATAAAAAGAAGAAGCTCTCTGTTAAATACTGACAGAATAGATCATTTATATCAGGATCCGCACGATACAAATAAAAACTTGTTTCTGCATTATGGCGACCTTAGCGATAGTACCAATCTAATCCGGATCATACAACAGGTACAACCTGACGAGATCTACAATTTGGGTGCAATGTCGCACGTAAAAGTGAGTTTTGACACGCCTGAATATACAGCAAATGCCGATGGTATTGGTACTTTACGCATACTCGAAGCGGTGCGTTTATTAGGTTTAACCAAAAAAACACGTATCTACCAGGCGTCGACATCTGAATTATACGGTTTGGTACAAGCCGTACCGCAATCAGAAACCACACCATTTTACCCGCGTTCGCCTTATGCAGTTGCAAAGCTTTATGCCTATTGGATAACCGTTAATTACCGCGAGGCTTATGGCATTTATGCATGCAATGGTATTTTGTTTAATCACGAGAGTCCGTTAAGGGGCGAAACTTTTGTAACGCGTAAAATAACCCGTGCAACAGCAAAAATAGCAATGGGGTTACAGGATAAGCTTTATCTGGGAAACCTTGATGCTGAAAGAGATTGGGGCCATGCCAGGGACTATGTTGAAGCCATGTACCTTATATTACAACAGGAGGTTGCCGAGGATTTTGTAATCGCCACAGGGATAACAACGAAAGTAAGGGAATTTGTAAGATTGTCATTTGCAGAGGTAGGCATCACTATCGAATTTAAAGGTTCCGGTGCAGAAGAACGTGGCTACATAGTTTCCTGCGCGTCTCCTGATTACCAGTTGGAAATTGGTAAAGAAGTTATCGCCGTTGATCCGGCTTACTTCAGACCAACCGAAGTGGAACTGCTTATTGGCGACCCCACAAAATCAAACACAAAACTCGGCTGGAAGCCAAAGTATGACCTTGCCGCCCTGGTTGAAGAAATGGTGGCGGCCGACCTGGAGTTATTCAGGAGAGAAAGACTTTTAAAAGATTCGGGATACTATATTAAAAATCAGTTTGAATAA
- a CDS encoding sulfotransferase family protein, whose product MNQNKEPNPPILIVGMARSGTTLVSHIFGSTKNVHIEIEPHALWKTGNFKYLSDVEFDITDEIVSRIRSKFTKDLNGKTLIEKSPINSLRPEMVHAVFPDAKIIYVDRDPVRCIYSNYIRSVHKDSFKLSLILKKYFVYTGSHDLSGAISDRKLFQQLAVADLPDFVRYTIRMFSLRRKGLLPFGPKLKNFVNIVKTKGLLAYHVDVYMASMKCKEIYKDLYGDNFKVFKMEEIMNDPEQTKSLLRFVNIPFTEDLVKNIYSSFDTKRVTESIKSNAIDNEIIALLQSQFFIEH is encoded by the coding sequence ATGAACCAAAACAAAGAACCAAATCCGCCTATTTTAATTGTTGGAATGGCCCGGTCGGGTACCACTTTGGTGTCGCATATTTTCGGAAGCACGAAAAATGTGCATATTGAAATTGAACCACATGCACTATGGAAAACCGGAAACTTTAAATACCTGAGTGATGTAGAGTTTGACATTACTGATGAGATAGTTAGCCGTATCAGATCGAAATTTACGAAAGACCTGAACGGAAAGACATTAATTGAAAAATCGCCGATAAATTCGTTACGACCAGAAATGGTACATGCCGTATTTCCGGATGCTAAAATTATTTATGTTGACCGCGACCCCGTACGCTGTATTTATTCAAACTATATCAGATCAGTACACAAGGATTCATTCAAACTATCACTAATTTTAAAAAAATATTTTGTTTACACGGGCAGCCATGATCTTTCCGGGGCAATAAGTGATCGTAAACTTTTTCAGCAATTGGCTGTGGCTGACCTGCCCGACTTTGTGCGTTATACTATACGTATGTTTAGTTTACGAAGAAAAGGCTTATTGCCGTTTGGCCCCAAACTCAAAAATTTTGTTAATATTGTAAAAACAAAGGGGCTACTTGCATATCATGTTGATGTTTATATGGCGTCGATGAAATGTAAGGAGATTTATAAAGATTTATATGGCGACAATTTTAAGGTATTTAAAATGGAAGAGATTATGAATGATCCTGAACAAACTAAAAGCCTGCTCAGGTTTGTAAATATTCCTTTTACAGAAGACCTGGTCAAAAATATCTACAGTTCATTTGATACAAAACGCGTCACTGAGTCAATAAAGTCGAATGCCATTGACAATGAAATTATCGCACTTTTGCAATCCCAATTCTTTATTGAACATTAA
- a CDS encoding glycosyltransferase family 4 protein encodes MLNRIGDKIPASRTAYLPNMISSDIICTDEEIKEKMERKSRKSHFDIFYISNMIAEKGYSDLVKAAELFKKTDPENDFTVHLVGGWPSQKIRADFESELVTGNMENNVKIYGSVVDRKMLKDFFLLADVFVLPTYYPIEAQPYSIIEALNAATPVISTYHASIPDLIQNDSNGFLVQPKDTVAIAAALQKLTDREKWMKTAVTARESYKSNYDQPVIIPKIKHIFLGSAPY; translated from the coding sequence ATGCTTAACAGGATAGGGGATAAGATACCGGCTAGCAGAACTGCTTATTTACCAAATATGATTTCGTCTGACATTATTTGTACGGATGAAGAGATAAAAGAAAAAATGGAAAGAAAAAGTCGAAAAAGCCATTTTGATATTTTCTATATAAGTAATATGATAGCCGAAAAGGGGTATAGCGATTTAGTAAAAGCAGCAGAGCTTTTCAAAAAAACTGATCCTGAAAACGATTTCACCGTTCATTTGGTTGGGGGCTGGCCATCACAAAAAATCAGGGCAGATTTTGAAAGTGAACTCGTTACAGGCAACATGGAAAATAATGTAAAAATCTATGGATCAGTTGTGGATAGAAAAATGTTAAAAGACTTTTTTTTGCTCGCGGATGTCTTTGTTTTGCCAACCTATTACCCCATTGAAGCTCAGCCATATTCAATAATAGAAGCACTAAATGCAGCTACGCCGGTTATAAGTACTTACCACGCTTCTATTCCTGATTTAATTCAAAACGATTCAAATGGATTTTTGGTTCAACCGAAGGATACAGTGGCTATAGCGGCTGCTTTGCAAAAGCTAACTGACAGGGAAAAATGGATGAAAACTGCTGTCACGGCCAGGGAAAGTTATAAATCAAATTACGATCAACCTGTTATCATACCCAAAATAAAACATATTTTTTTAGGGAGTGCACCTTACTGA